The Thermodesulfovibrio sp. 3462-1 genome contains the following window.
CGTTTCATTCCGAGGGAGTCGATGCCCTAAGGAAGATTAACTTTTTAATTAAAATGCATTTTAATGTAATCGATATAAAAATTTAATGAAAAAGTAGAAAACTTGACCTCATTTAAAAGGGATTGCAACATGATTCTGAGGAAAATCAATTGTCAGAAAGAAATGAACATTTTAAGTTTTGATTGCCTTCAAAAGAGATTCTGGTTCTGAATTAATTTTTATTGCTTTAATCTGTAAAATCTTTTCAATATCACTTATTGTTAAATTGTCTATGAACATGTCTTCAGAATCCTTCATTGTGACATCGGGGATCAAAAGAATGTCTCCTGTTTCTATATATGAAGCTAATCCTTTAATTATGTCTTCGCCAGTTAAAAGCCCTGTTACTGTTATTGTTTCTCCGAAAAGGTTGTTTTTTAAAGGATAAACATCAATTGGGATGTTTTTTTTCTTCAGTTTTTCAATAAAATCAAAAAGATAGGGATAAAATGATGTTCCTGTAAAAGTAACAAATCTTTTTTTTAATTTCATTGATGGTATAGTCAGCTTTGCTGCTTTGTGCATAAACAATGGAACCATCCCAACTCCGTTTTCAATCTGAGGAAGGTCATCGTAGTTATTTAAATCAGGAAATGTTTTTTCAGCTTTAATGTAAAACTCATCGGCAAGATAAACAAAGCTGACTCCATGTTTTTTTCTGAAGCGTCTCTGAAATTTTTCAACAGTTTTTATTACTTCTTCAGCTGCGTGTTTTGTTACAGGAGTAAGTGCATTTTTATGATATTTTGTAAGTCCCACGGGAACAATGGCTACTGAAGATACATATGGATAAAGTTTGTAAAGGTCTAAAATTGATTTTTCAAGTATTTCTCCGTCATTGAACCCTGGACAGAGCACTATCTGAGTATGCATTCTGATTTTGATCCTCGCAAGTTTTTTTAACTCCATCATAATTGGTGTAGCATCGAAGTTTCCTAAAAGGGTGTTTCTTATCTTAGGGTCTGTGGCATGAACAGAGATATAAAGAGGGGAGAGTCTCATTTTTTTTATCCTTTCATAGTCTTTCTGAGTGAGATTTGTCAATGTAATATAGTTTCCATAAAGAAAACTTGCTCTGTAATCTTCATCTTTAACATAGAGAGACTTTCTTAATCCTTTTGGAAGCTGCTCAACAAAACAAAACAAACATTTATTTATGCATCTTTTTATTCTGAAAGGCTCTACTTCAATTCCAAGGGGCTTTGTTTTCTTTTTAATATTAAAACTTATTTTTTTGCCATCTCTTTCAACTATAATTTTGAGAAAATCTTCTTCGCCATAGAACATTAAATCAAGCGCATCCTTGACAGAATGTCTGTTTATTGATAGTATTATGTCTCCTTCTTTTAATCCTGCTTTTTGGGCAGGAGTTTTAGGATGGATGTATTCAATCTTAACTCCTGATTTTACCATCTTTAAATCTTATAAATACGTATTGAAGTAGTGATGTAATTGCAAGAAAACTTACCAAAAAATATCCAACTTGAGGTATTGATGGGATGTTAATGTTTGTAGAAAGAAGAATATAGCCAAATATAATTACCTGTGAGGCATTGCTTATTTTCCCAAGCAGTGTTGGTTTTGTTATTTTCCTTTTTCTTAAGTAAATTTCTAACCATCCAGTGGCTACAAGAGTATCTCTTATGAAAACCAGTATTATGAACCATTTTGGTGCAAGTTCATTGATGTAAAAAGTTACCATGATACTCAGAAGAAGAAGTTTATCTGCCAGAGGATCAAGAAATACTCCAAGTTTTGATATCTGATTAAATTTTCTTGCAATAATTCCATCAAGGCTGTCAGTTAAACCTGCAACAATTACAATTTTTAATGCTGCTGAGTAGTCCTTTGAATTCATTGCAATAATGAAAAAGGGTACAAGAAATATGCGGAGACAACTTAGTATGTTTGGAATTGTTATTATCCTTGTATTTGTCATCATAAATTATACTCTATGGAATATTATAAGGCAAAGAATATTTCCCGTTAAGTAAAGCCTGAGCATATTTTCTCTCAAGGGCAAAGTCTTGAATTTGAGCGTTTTGCCATGCTTCATTGAAATATTTTACTGCCATTTTTTTCTTTTTGTTTAGATACTGAATCATTCCTCTTTGAAGTTTACAATATATTAGTCCTCGGGGGTCTTCACACTTTTTGAAATTTTTTTCAGCTTTTTCAATATATTGCAACGCTGTTTTATATTTTCCTTTCAAGATATACACCATTGCCATACTCCATAGAGTATAGGATGAACTTACAATATCACCGATTTTACTGTAAATATCCAAGGCTTTTTTAAAATTTTCTTCAGCTCCTTTAAAATCATTCATCATTCTAAGGGCATTACCTATGCCACAAAATGAGTAAGCAATGCCAAATTTATCTCCAATTTTATGAAATATTTCATTAGCCATTTTGTAATATCTCATTGACTCTTCATAATTACCATAAATTCTTAAGCTTCCACCAAGTCCGCAGCAACTGTAACCAATTCCTTCATTGTCTTTGATTTCTTTGAATCCCTCAAAAGCTTTATGAAAACTATCAATAGATTTTTTAATTCTTCCACCCCATCTCCATATAGCTCCTTCTGCCCACAGGGTAAAATATATTGCTTTGTTATCATCAGAAGATTCATAAATTTTTCTTGCTTTTTTTAAAATTTTTAGTGCTTCTTTCCACTCTCCTGTTGCTTTTTTGCAAAGGCTTATTCCAGTTAGGGCATCTGCCTCTGAAAGTTTATTTCCAACAGCTTGAGCAATCTCACAGGCTTCTTCATAATAAGAAATAGCAATTTTAAAATTTCCAATGATTCTGTTTAAGTCTCCCAAGGCAATTAAAGCATCTGAGGTTAAGGCAATGTCTGCCTTTTTTAAAGCTTTTTTATATATTCTTTTCCATAGTTTCAATGATTCTCTAAATAAACCCGCAGTTCTTAAATGTTCAGCTTTTTTAATAATTTTCATCTTCATTTTTACCAAGACTCACAATTAGTTTTATTGCTTTTCCTCCTTCCTCAGGCTCTGGTGATTGGGCTATAACTGTATTTTCAGGATACATCTCTGAATGAATTTTAATAATTTTTTCCACTGGAATTCCTTTTTCATTCAAAATTTTTTCAGCCTCTTCATAGCTCAGTCCTCTTACATCAGGCAAAGTTGTAAACCGCAGACCTTTACTTATTACTACTCCAATTTCTCTTCCTTTTTTAACTTTTGTTCCTGCTGGTGGAATTTGTCTTGAAACTGTTCCTGCAGGTATTTCTGAATATTCTTCTCCATCAATTCGTATGTAAAGTCCCTTTTCTTTAAGTATTTGATTTGCCTGAACAATGTCTTTTCCTCTTAAATCTGGAACTTCTATAGTTCCTCCTGAAACAAAGATGGTCAAAGAAAAATAACCTGCTAAAAAGCCTCCAAATATTGCTCCTGCTATGTATAAAACTCTTCTCATTTGATTCTTAAAAGCTTAGCCATGAAAAATCCATCCATTCCGTCTGTGTGCGGATATGTTCGTAATTTTTTTATACTACTAAATTCGTCATGTTTCTGTAAAAAACTTTCAATTACTTCTTCTGCCTCATTGGGTTCTGTTGAACAAACAGAGTATAAAAGAATACCGTCTTTAGCTAAAAATTGTGCAACCTTTTCAATCATATGTTTTTGAATTTCTGAAAGCCTTTTAATTTCCTCTTCATTTACTCTATATCTTACATCAGGATTTCTTCTAATAACTCCTGTAGAAGAACAGGGTGCATCAAGAATAATTCTGTCAAAGGAATGTTTAAACTCTATCTGATGAATATCTGCAAGCTGAGGCTTTATTTTTACATGAGGGACAAATTTTCTCAATCTGTTAATGTTTTCCTGCAAGATTTTAAATCTTACCCTGTTATTTTCAACTGAGATAATTTCTCCCTTTTTCATTAATGCTGCAGTAAGAAGTGTCTTACCTCCAGGGCTTGCGCAGGCATCAAGAATTCTTGCACCTTCAAAGGCTTCTAAAAGAAAACATACAAGCTGAGAGGCTTCATCCTGAACAATCCAGAAAAAAGGTGCTTGTTGAAGACTTTGTCTTATTTCGTAGCCCTGTCCCTGTATTTTTAATCCTGACGGAACGATTTCTGAAAATTCTACTTTAAATCCTTTTTCTGTTAAATACTCTGCTACAAGGGCTCTTTCTTCAGGTTTTACAGCAATACTAAATGGTGCTTTTTCATTGTTTGCTTTAAGAAGAGATTCTACCTCCTCTAATGGAAATCTTTTAAGCCATCTTTTTACAAGCCACTCAGGATGAGAATATTTTACTGAAAGAGATAAATTGCTATTAAAAATTTCTTCCAGACTTTTACCAGAATAATTTTTTATAAAATTTCTTAATATGGCATTTACAACAGAGGGTTTCCCATTGAAGCTTTTTTCAACATTTACAGCCTCGCAGGTTACAGCATATTCTGGAATTTTCATAAAGAGCAACTGATACACCGCTGTTCTTAGATTGTTTATTGTAAAGGCAGAAAGCCCTTTTTTATTTTTAAAGAAGCCTTCAATTAAATAGTCAAT
Protein-coding sequences here:
- a CDS encoding DUF512 domain-containing protein, coding for MVKSGVKIEYIHPKTPAQKAGLKEGDIILSINRHSVKDALDLMFYGEEDFLKIIVERDGKKISFNIKKKTKPLGIEVEPFRIKRCINKCLFCFVEQLPKGLRKSLYVKDEDYRASFLYGNYITLTNLTQKDYERIKKMRLSPLYISVHATDPKIRNTLLGNFDATPIMMELKKLARIKIRMHTQIVLCPGFNDGEILEKSILDLYKLYPYVSSVAIVPVGLTKYHKNALTPVTKHAAEEVIKTVEKFQRRFRKKHGVSFVYLADEFYIKAEKTFPDLNNYDDLPQIENGVGMVPLFMHKAAKLTIPSMKLKKRFVTFTGTSFYPYLFDFIEKLKKKNIPIDVYPLKNNLFGETITVTGLLTGEDIIKGLASYIETGDILLIPDVTMKDSEDMFIDNLTISDIEKILQIKAIKINSEPESLLKAIKT
- a CDS encoding tetratricopeptide repeat protein, which encodes MKIIKKAEHLRTAGLFRESLKLWKRIYKKALKKADIALTSDALIALGDLNRIIGNFKIAISYYEEACEIAQAVGNKLSEADALTGISLCKKATGEWKEALKILKKARKIYESSDDNKAIYFTLWAEGAIWRWGGRIKKSIDSFHKAFEGFKEIKDNEGIGYSCCGLGGSLRIYGNYEESMRYYKMANEIFHKIGDKFGIAYSFCGIGNALRMMNDFKGAEENFKKALDIYSKIGDIVSSSYTLWSMAMVYILKGKYKTALQYIEKAEKNFKKCEDPRGLIYCKLQRGMIQYLNKKKKMAVKYFNEAWQNAQIQDFALERKYAQALLNGKYSLPYNIP
- the rsmB gene encoding 16S rRNA (cytosine(967)-C(5))-methyltransferase RsmB codes for the protein MVYKSPRKTAVAILTRVLSQRKSLKSLLTDEVLSSFNKSDRAFLIEVLYGTLRNLHLIDYLIEGFFKNKKGLSAFTINNLRTAVYQLLFMKIPEYAVTCEAVNVEKSFNGKPSVVNAILRNFIKNYSGKSLEEIFNSNLSLSVKYSHPEWLVKRWLKRFPLEEVESLLKANNEKAPFSIAVKPEERALVAEYLTEKGFKVEFSEIVPSGLKIQGQGYEIRQSLQQAPFFWIVQDEASQLVCFLLEAFEGARILDACASPGGKTLLTAALMKKGEIISVENNRVRFKILQENINRLRKFVPHVKIKPQLADIHQIEFKHSFDRIILDAPCSSTGVIRRNPDVRYRVNEEEIKRLSEIQKHMIEKVAQFLAKDGILLYSVCSTEPNEAEEVIESFLQKHDEFSSIKKLRTYPHTDGMDGFFMAKLLRIK
- a CDS encoding PASTA domain-containing protein, with translation MRRVLYIAGAIFGGFLAGYFSLTIFVSGGTIEVPDLRGKDIVQANQILKEKGLYIRIDGEEYSEIPAGTVSRQIPPAGTKVKKGREIGVVISKGLRFTTLPDVRGLSYEEAEKILNEKGIPVEKIIKIHSEMYPENTVIAQSPEPEEGGKAIKLIVSLGKNEDENY
- a CDS encoding CDP-alcohol phosphatidyltransferase family protein, with the translated sequence MMTNTRIITIPNILSCLRIFLVPFFIIAMNSKDYSAALKIVIVAGLTDSLDGIIARKFNQISKLGVFLDPLADKLLLLSIMVTFYINELAPKWFIILVFIRDTLVATGWLEIYLRKRKITKPTLLGKISNASQVIIFGYILLSTNINIPSIPQVGYFLVSFLAITSLLQYVFIRFKDGKIRS